In the genome of Aspergillus luchuensis IFO 4308 DNA, chromosome 2, nearly complete sequence, one region contains:
- a CDS encoding putative ATP-dependent Clp protease (COG:O;~EggNog:ENOG410PFXS;~InterPro:IPR003959,IPR027417,IPR003593,IPR019489;~PFAM:PF10431,PF00004,PF07724,PF07728;~go_function: GO:0005524 - ATP binding [Evidence IEA];~go_function: GO:0016887 - ATPase activity [Evidence IEA]), with protein sequence MLRLPVQARGLLRAHRNSPFRYRHAPKPLIRPVRRGFTSSSATFPTWSQFDRSDFTNQPWTGSYEPDLPTTGPLASAPAFGAPRVTPRTLKQYLDQFVVGQDRAKKILSVAVFNHYQRVQELQRREEENAELLAKRARREAIEHHPVEDEFPGQQQTVNTTPEAGTLPTSAQPGLEDSSELQLEKSNILLLGPSGVGKTLMAKTLARILSVPFSISDCTPFTQAGYIGEDAEVCVHRLLAAANYDVEQAERGIIVLDEVDKIAAAKVSHGKDVSGEGVQQALLKLIEGTTVQVQAKQERSAPRVGNSPNTFPSNNPLGNSPFNPNGGNMPQKGEVYNVRTDNILFIFSGAFVGLHKVIMDRISRGSIGFGQPVRGSALTNNRSRDHAPGNNEPIPILPGSEEEALYKKHLPFFASATSPNSPDSEPTYFNALDLLNPTDLQNYGFIPELVGRVPVTATLSTLTTPLLVRILTEPRNSLLAQYTTLFSLSGIELRFTTPALHKIAANAFTMGTGARALRTELETILSDAMFETPGSSVKFVLVTESVAERNEKPIYLARGQGGRFHSMIAAEESKWEEKVRREKAEKSKDKKAKTQPADELPPISSFREYRTQTAGF encoded by the exons ATGCTACGGTTGCCTGTACAGGCCCGTGGCCTCCTCAGGGCGCACCGCAACTCTCCCTTCCGCTATCGGCATGCGCCGAAGCCGCTTATCCGCCCTGTTCGCCGTGGATTCACCAGCTCATCAGCCACTTTCCCTACCTGGTCCCAATTCGATCGCTCAGATTTCACAAACCAGCCGTGGACTGGCAGTTATGAACCGGATCTTCCAACAACAGGGCCACTTGCGTCAGCTCCGGCTTTCGGAGCCCCTCGGGTGACCCCCAGAACGTTGAAGCAGTACCTAGACCAGTTCGTCGTTGGCCAGGACCGTGCAAAGAAGATACTTAGTGTCGCGGTCTTCAACCACTATCAACGGGTACAAGAGCTGCAGAGACGCGAGGAGGAAAACGCAGAGTTGCTAGCGAAACGTGCGCGCAGAGAGGCGATTGAGCATCACCCGGTCGAAG ACGAATTCCCAGGCCAGCAACAAACCGTCAATACAACCCCCGAAGCAGGTACATTGCCTACGTCCGCGCAGCCTGGACTTGAGGATTCCTCGGAGTTACAACTGGAGAAATCCAACATCCTTCTACTGGGACCATCCGGCGTTGGAAAGACGCTTATGGCAAAGACACTGGCGAGGATACTATCCGTCCCATTCAGCATTTCGGACTGCACACCGTTTACGCAGGCAGGTTACATCGGAGAGGATGCAGAAGTATGCGTACACAGGCTTCTGGCCGCTGCGAACTATGATGTTGAACAAGCGGAGCGCGGCATAATCGTCCTGGACGAAGTGGACAAAATTGCCGCAGCAAAGGTCAGCCACGGGAAGGACGTCAGTGGTGAAGGAGTACAACAAGCCCTCCTCAAGCTCATCGAGGGCACAACGGTACAAGTGCAAGCGAAACAAGAACGAAGTGCGCCTCGTGTCGGCAACTCCCCCAACAcattcccctccaacaacccGCTAGGGAACTCTCCATTCAACCCCAATGGCGGAAACATGCCCCAGAAGGGCGAGGTCTACAACGTCCGCACAGAcaacatcctcttcatcttttccGGCGCCTTCGTCGGGCTACACAAGGTAATCATGGACCGGATATCTCGTGGATCAATCGGCTTCGGTCAACCCGTCCGCGGCTCAGCCCTCACAAACAATCGATCTCGCGACCACGCACCGGGCAACAACGAACCAATCCCCATCCTTCCAGgatccgaagaagaagccctaTACAAAAAgcacctccccttcttcgcctcggCCACCTCTCCCAACTCCCCCGACAGCGAACCAACCTACTTCAAcgccctcgacctcctcaaccccaccgACCTCCAAAATTACGGCTTCATCCCCGAACTAGTCGGCCGCGTTCCCGTCAccgccaccctctccaccctaACCACCCCTCTGCTCGTGCGCATCCTCACCGAACCCCGCAACTCCCTCCTAGCCCAATACACCACCCTCTTCAGCCTCTCCGGCATCGAGCTCCGCTTCACCACTCCGGCCTTGCACAAGATCGCCGCCAACGCCTTCACAATGGGCACAGGCGCGCGCGCCCTCCGCACCGAACTAGAGACCATCCTCAGCGACGCAATGTTCGAAACCCCCGGTTCGAGCGTCAAATTCGTCCTGGTCACCGAATCCGTCGCGGAGCGGAACGAAAAACCTATCTATCTTGCGCGCGGCCAGGGCGGACGCTTCCACTCCATGATCGCCGCCGAGGAAAGTaagtgggaggagaaggtccgGAGAGAGAAAGCGGAGAAGAGTAAAGATAAGAAAGCGAAGACGCAGCCGGCGGATGAACTTCCCCCGATTTCGAGTTTCCGGGAGTATCGTACGCAGACGGCTGGGTTTTAG
- the GPD1_1 gene encoding glycerol-3-phosphate dehydrogenase family protein (COG:C;~EggNog:ENOG410PHMP;~InterPro:IPR006109,IPR006168,IPR036291,IPR011128, IPR008927,IPR013328;~PFAM:PF01210,PF07479;~go_component: GO:0009331 - glycerol-3-phosphate dehydrogenase complex [Evidence IEA];~go_function: GO:0004367 - glycerol-3-phosphate dehydrogenase [NAD+] activity [Evidence IEA];~go_function: GO:0016491 - oxidoreductase activity [Evidence IEA];~go_function: GO:0016616 - oxidoreductase activity, acting on the CH-OH group of donors, NAD or NADP as acceptor [Evidence IEA];~go_function: GO:0051287 - NAD binding [Evidence IEA];~go_process: GO:0005975 - carbohydrate metabolic process [Evidence IEA];~go_process: GO:0006072 - glycerol-3-phosphate metabolic process [Evidence IEA];~go_process: GO:0046168 - glycerol-3-phosphate catabolic process [Evidence IEA];~go_process: GO:0055114 - oxidation-reduction process [Evidence IEA]), with amino-acid sequence MWMLSPARLLSRRTCPFPSRTTVPVTLPRPPTVYHLLPTPLSREFSPCLSPSTAYKPRGPVAVRYYSHSPFHSSIIPANTEATMGSLGPYQRKHKITVVGSGNWGCAIAKIVAENAASNPAIFEEKVEMWVFEEKVEISKTSRHYDPSSPLCQGPQNLTDVINQKHENIKYLPGITLPSNLHANPSLVDAVKDSTILVFNLPHQFIIKTCEQIKGKILPYARGISCIKGVDVNEEGIHLFSETIGKILGIYCGALSGANIASEVALEKWSESSIAYDPPHMDSKAPSPNRSPSTSTENLVQFEHKDVSGQLSQVKLQALPSDYPPVDHAVLKSLFHRPYFHIRVVSDVAGVSLGGALKNVVALAAGWVDGMGWGDNAKAAIMRVGLLEMVKFGEKFFGATINTRTFTEESAGVADLITSCSGGRNFRCAKLSIERKQSIEKVEETELNGQKLQGTLTAVEVNNFLKKQGLEEEFPLLTAVYRVLEGSMSVEDIPSYIERKPESISYVETGRVTSSGTSSGTSQAVLSARL; translated from the exons ATGTGGATGCTGTCTCCAGCGCGACTTTTATCTCGCCGGACGTGCCCTTTTCCATCGAGGACTACTGTGCCTGTGACTCTACCTCGGCCCCCGACCGTCTATCACCTCCTGCCTACCCCATTGAGTCGGGAATTTTCGCCGTGTCTATCACCTTCCACAGCATATAAGCCTCGAGGGCCCGTCGCAGTCCGCTACTACTCGCATAGCCCTTTCCATTCGTCGATCATCCCCGCCAATACCGAAGCAACAATGGGCTCTCTCGGACCGTACCAGCGCAAACACAAGATCACGGTGGTGGGCTCAGGAAATTG GGGATGCGCAATCGCCAAAATCGTCGCCGAAAATGCCGCCAGCAACCCCGCAATTTTcgaggagaaggttgagATGTGGGTTttcgaggagaaggtggaaatCTCCAAAACGTCCCGGCACTATGATCCCTCTTCACCGCTGTGCCAGGGCCCACAAAACTTGACGGATGTGATTAACCAAAAGCACGAGAACATCAAATACTTGCCGGGAATTactctcccctccaacctGCATGCTAATCCCTCGTTGGTTGACGCCGTCAAGGATAGTACCATCCTTGTCTTCAACCTGCCCCATCAGTTTATCATCAAGACTTGTGAGCAGATCAAGGGCAAGATCCTGCCCTATGCGCGGGGTATCTCCTGCATCAAGGGTGTTGATGTGAACGAAGAAGGTATCCATCTCTTCTCGGAGACCATTGGCAAGATCCTGGGTATCTACTGCGGTGCTCTATCTGGCGCAAACATCGCGAGCGAAGTCGCACTGGAAAAATGGTCCGAGTCAAGCATCGCCTATGATCCCCCGCACATGGATTCCAAGGCGCCATCTCCCAATCGTTCCCCGTCTACTTCGACCGAGAATCTCGTTCAGTTTGAGCACAAGGATGTTTCCGGCCAACTATCGCAGGTAAAGCTGCAAGCGCTGCCGTCCGACTACCCCCCTGTGGACCACGCGGTCCTGAAGTCGCTCTTCCATCGCCCGTATTTCCATATCCGTGTGGTGAGTGATGTCGCGGGCGTGTCGCTTGGAGGCGCCCTTAAGAACGTAGTTGCTCTTGCTGCCGGCTGGGTCGACGGCATGGGCTGGGGTGACAATGCCAAGGCTGCCATCATGCGGGTTGGCCTTCTCGAGATGGTCAAGTTTGGTGAAAAGTTCTTCGGGGCCACCATCAATACTCGAACCTTCACCGAGGAGAGTGCAGGTGTTGCCGATCTGATTACTAGCTGCAGCGGTGGCCGGAACTTCCGCTGCGCAAAACTCAGCATTGAGAGAAAGCAGTCGATCGAGAAAGTCGAGGAGACGGAACTCAACGGCCAGAAGCTTCAGGGTACTTTGACTGCGGTTGAGGTAAACAActtcctgaagaagcaagGCCTTGAGGAGGAGTTTCCCTTGCTTACGGCTGTGTACC GTGTTCTCGAGGGCAGTATGTCCGTTGAAGATATTCCTTCTTACATTGAGCG AAAGCCGGAGTCTATCTCTTACGTTGAAACGGGGCGGGTGACCAGCAGTGGAACCAGCAGTGGAACCAGCCAGGCTGTTTTGAGCGCCAGGTTGTGA
- a CDS encoding FAM207/SLX9 family protein (COG:S;~EggNog:ENOG410PRBD;~InterPro:IPR028160;~PFAM:PF15341;~go_component: GO:0005730 - nucleolus [Evidence IEA];~go_component: GO:0030686 - 90S preribosome [Evidence IEA];~go_component: GO:0030688 - preribosome, small subunit precursor [Evidence IEA];~go_process: GO:0000462 - maturation of SSU-rRNA from tricistronic rRNA transcript (SSU-rRNA, 5.8S rRNA, LSU-rRNA) [Evidence IEA]) encodes MAPTRSVKKPASGKGALPSSKPSFLHDEFRTTKKDKRLIKHSSFVSRIEKNSQQSTKRRRASKKLAALDSLADALPDADDDVADPSKQVNIIKQKTLQHRPGAMKRREKLERLERDRFAKNMAQMSSMQAPAPTTTDSNSNTDEGSVSNRWAALRNFISQTMEQQPAFKSSS; translated from the exons atg GCGCCTACTCGATCCGTCAAGAAGCCCGCAAGTGGGAAAGGCGCTCTTCCGTCGTCTAAGCCCAGCTTTCTCCACGATGAATTTCGCACTACGAAAAAGGACAAGCGTTTGATCAAGCACAGCAGCTTTGTGTCTCGGATAGAAAAGAACTCTCAGCAATCTACGAAGCGCCGGCGTGCCTCCAAGAAACTTGCTGCTTTGGACTCGTTGGCCGATGCGCTTCCGgacgccgacgacgacgtgGCCGACCCTAGCAAACAGGTCAATATCATCAAGCAGAAAACTCTGCAGCATAGACCAGGTGCTATGAAGCGTCGGGAGAAGCTGGAACGGCTGGAACGCGATCGGTTTGCGAAGAACATGGCGCAGATGTCCAGCATGCAAGCACCAGCGCCAACCACTACCGactccaacagcaacacagaTGAGGGCTCGGTCTCCAATCGATGGGCAGCCCTGCGGAACTTCATATCTCAAACCATGGAGCAGCAGCCTGCCTTCAAATCAAGCAGCTAG
- a CDS encoding putative Chromo domain protein Chp1p (COG:B;~EggNog:ENOG410PUP3;~InterPro:IPR016197,IPR023780,IPR000953;~PFAM:PF00385): MTRRQDESDDDISITSTAASSQASEYDVEAIIAEHEFPDRKRYLVKWANYPEWRSTWEPVDSFKTAETLIDWQRRKQQIAEGKLEAYDVANWERKNLKHQEAKEEKRRRRDAKRKRLGLPTKGPVIESAIPRSNSRVSARQQSTQTPPTYTPSIRCLPFKKQHALAKQPPVLFGSGQKPEPALAPASATLRSNNAQETAKWFSHLSTRRKHEKAKFREPDPNIEQLELVRPSDWSSKTPLHLLKSGPCNASPSVDQNRDSVQIVTDQSNPHMEADHSDAPAHLSGPLTDPPNQDRIKYDRRDKSGQDVPELPRRLPGPKAKFVSGRFCNPGEVLVYMYYGPDKRSIGPARLCGLSPTSAKRLIATKAGQYIEVWFQHLCTLEDYEVLCYNSRSRHRTYCRGWIQGFNDTESKIYNMARELEQGDLLAIFPGNQGTPHNVLLAYPSNSLKLESLNDGYFRKEPDTFLNLVVRDPLDSLEFIERLPSRARADDRWTDTRRQERVVRDSPDYELPRSGCDGIEDVVDAPMSIPSIEQGITSTERQSKEVTIETRLGSSPKPRGVDSSERQLNRIGIPVKPDNSQESLKLQSEEIPSPAKPDSSQIPLEPASAETNKESTSQVQDEPMELDDEQDEPMEIDEEQNEPMKIHEQHSSASAPDEQDPATPAPTADLGSIFETEFGVSYETLVTVNSTGKVQRAEAFFLLFESERLQSELVIIHAFLKKHNPVIYTWQQKDDWEKFARAVQVGVVLVHESWVDFNKLSFFQNLVNKPINFWSVSLARPLQYAGHHSHFQRIFPHGGAILVTEDIMLQDPKATMAILAWFADFIKKKYPGYWKIMFRPAILDWILQQSESADESARGLWPTMYRLVLECCGVPANDTPIAEISSGAHDDYFESNVISPPSLPNYGTRTEADNPDIPKGLTQDQRNADHLIEFFAGWGLVHRHRYRRLLVLTQTTPLDRWKEWQHIDIKCGSNAFMKTLGISYRYYWSKVIAAPSSSSAASSAPLTSSRPGTPSETRAPSESFTPRTPKSRTSSVSMIRDMDGASYYGRASGGVPSYPNPYR, encoded by the exons ATGACAAGGAGGCAGGatgagagtgatgatgacattTCCATCACCTCAACTGCGGCCAGCTCACAGGCTTCTGAGTATGATGTGGAAGCTATCATAGCTGAGCACGAATTCCCAGACAGAAAGAGGTACCTGGTCAAATGGGCCAACTACCCTGAGTGGAGAAGTACTTGGGAGCCTGTGGATTCCTTCAAAACGGCAGAGACCCTTATCGACTGGCAACGCAGGAAACAGCAGATTGCAGAAGGGAAGCTTGAAGCGTATGACGTAGCCAACTGGGAGCGAAAGAACTTGAAACACCAGGAGgcaaaagaggaaaagagacgCAGAAGGGATGCCAAAAGGAAACGCCTTGGCTTACCCACGAAGGGCCCCGTGATTGAATCTGCAATCCCTCGGAGCAACTCCCGTGTGAGTGCAAGACAACAGAGTACACAAACGCCGCCCACTTACACACCCAGCATTCGCTGTCTGCCTTTCAAAAAGCAGCATGCCCTGGCGAAGCAACCGCCGGTCCTGTTTGGAAGTGGACAAAAACCAGAGCCAGCGCTAGCGCCAGCATCAGCTACGCTGCGTTCCAACAATGCTCAGGAGACCGCGAAGTGGTTTTCGCACCTGTCAACGAGGCGAAAACACGAGAAAGCTAAATTCAGAGAGCCAGATCCCAATATTGAGCAACTAGAGCTTGTTCGACCGTCAGACTGGTCGTCTAAAACACCTCTGCACCTTCTCAAGTCCGGTCCTTGCAATGCTAGCCCATCTGTTGACCAAAATCGAGATTCAGTCCAGATCGTCACTGACCAGTCTAATCCACACATGGAGGCTGATCATTCAGATGCACCTGCTCACTTGTCTGGCCCGCTGACTGATCCGCCAAATCAAGACCGGATCAAGTACGACCGTCGTGATAAATCGGGCCAAGATGTTCCCGAGCTACCTCGTAGGTTGCCGGGTCCCAAAGCTAAATTCGTGTCCGGCCGCTTTTGCAATCCCGGTGAGGTGTTAGTATACATGTATTATGGGCCAGACAAAAGGTCCATTGGCCCAGCTAGACTATGTGGTCTTAGCCCCACGTCTGCTAAAAGGCTTATCGCAACTAAGGCGGGGCAATATATTGAGGTTTGGTTTCAGCATCTCTGCACACTGGAGGATTATGAGGTTCTCTGTTATAACTCA CGGTCGCGGCATCGCACATATTGTAGGGGCTGGATTCAGGGTTTCAATGATACGGAGtccaaaatatataatatggcACGGGAGCTTGAGCAAGGCGACCTTCTCGCGATCTTTCCAGGCAATCAGGGTACGCCACACAACGTGTTACTGGCCTACCCGTCTAATTCACTGAAGCTCGAGTCACTCAACGACGGCTACTTCAGGAAGGAGCCTGATACCTTTCTTAACCTTGTTGTGAGAGATCCGTTGGACTCTCTTGAGTTTATTGAGCGACTGCCATCTAGGGCAAGAGCCGACGACCGGTGGACAGATACTCGCCGCCAAGAACGCGTCGTGAGGGATTCTCCGGATTATGAACTACCTCGGAGTGGATGTGACGGCATAGAAGACGTCGTCGACGCCCCAATGTCAATTCCATCAATTGAGCAGGGAATCACATCAACAGAAAGGCAATCAAAAGAAGTCACTATTGAGACTAGGTTGGGTTCATCACCAAAGCCACGAGGGGTCGATTCATCAGAACGGCAATTGAACAGGATTGGAATACCCGTGAAGCCAGACAATTCACAGGAGTCATTGAAGCTACAGTCTGAGGAAATACCCAGTCCAGCGAAGCCAGACTCTTCACAGATACCTCTGGAGCCAGCTTCGGCCGAAACGAACAAGGAGTCTACCAGTCAAGTGCAAGACGAACCCATGGAACTCGACGATGAACAAGACGAACCCATGGAAATAGATGAGGAACAAAACGAACCCATGAAGATCCATGAACAACATAGTTCTGCTTCAGCGCCAGACGAACAGGATCCAGCAACCCCCGCACCTACGGCCGATCTGGGAAGTATTTTCGAAACAGAATTTGGAGTATCTTATGAGACTCTAGTGACAGTGAACTCCACAGGAAAGGTGCAGAGAGCAGAagcattctttctcttgttcGAGTCCGAGAGACTTCAGAGTGAACTTGTAATTATCCATGCCTTTCTAAAGAAACATAACCCTGTTATATATACTTGGCAGCAGAAGGATGACTGGGAGAAATTTGCACGAGCTGTCCAAGTAGGGGTGGTTTTG GTTCACGAGAGCTGGGTCGACTTCAACAAGTTGTCTTTCTTCCAAAACCTCGTCAACAAGCCGATCAACTTCTGGAGCGTCTCTCTGGCCAGACCTCTCCAATATGCCGGTCACCACTCCCACTTCCAGCGCATTTTCCCACATGGCGGGGCTATATTGGTGACGGAAGACATAATGCTCCAGGATCCGAAAGCAACCATGGCGATACTGGCATGGTTTGCTgacttcatcaagaagaagtacCCGGGATATTGGAAGATCATGTTCCGGCCCGCTATCCTGGACTGGATCTTGCAACAATCAGAAAGTGCAGACGAATCAGCACGCGGACT ATGGCCTACAATGTACCGTTTAGTCTTAGAGTGTTGCGGCGTTCCCGCAAACGACACTCCCATTGCCGAGATATCATCCGGAGCCCATGACGACTACTTCGAAAGCAACGTCATATCCCCTCCCAGCCTTCCAAATTATGGCACCCGCACTGAAGCAGATAATCCAGACATCCCCAAAGGCCTAACCCAAGACCAGCGCAATGCAGATCACCTTATTGAATTCTTTGCCGGCTGGGGCCTGGTCCATCGCCACCGATACCGACGTTTGCTCGTCCTTACGCAAACAACACCCCTGGACCGATGGAAAGAATGGCAACACATCGACATCAAATGTGGCTCGAATGCGTTCATGAAAACACTCGGAATCAGCTATAGATACTACTGGTCAAAAGTCATTGCTGctccttcctcgtcttcagcagcctcttctgctcctcttaCTTCTTCTAGACCAGGTACACCGTCTGAAACACGAGCCCCATCGGAGTCCTTCACGCCTCGAACGCCAAAGTCTCGGACTTCATCCGTGTCAATGATCAGGGATATGGATGGAGCTAGCTACTATGGTCGGGCATCTGGCGGAGTACCTTCTTATCCGAATCCATACAGATGA